Proteins from a genomic interval of Arthrobacter sp. CAN_C5:
- the glgX gene encoding glycogen debranching protein GlgX has translation MSVSLELSPRSSEFPLGVHRSRGRSTPADNVNVAVYAPGVSALAVHYQGQDGAWHSTTLADYTHGVHHGVVEGLADSVRYAFWPVETALPDTSQLLLDPYARAIDTVDTESGPVYWSVYVQDNGFDWGTSAPPRTNWRDTVVYEAHVKGLTRLHPDIPAELRGTYAGLAHPVMIRYLRELGVTAVELLPVHFHIDEPHLGPLGLTNYWGYNTLGYFAPHPGYATEAARAAGPRAVQDEFKGMVKLLHEAGLEVLLDVVYNHTAEGPPDLPALSWRGLAEQQYYRPGDHGRYVDTTGCGNTLNFAHPRVVALALDSLRYWVEEFHIDGFRFDLAVSMARDETNTFTPRHPFLVAAGADRALRGVKLIAEPWDIGMGGWQTGNFPQGWADWNDRFRDTVRDFWLTDQASLAAGGAAGTVARLAGCLSGSTDLFAPSGRTSVASINLITAHDGFTLADLTAYSRKHNENNGEQNRDGHNDNRSYNHGMEGPTDQEAISAARSQTSRNLMATLLLSLGVPMITAGDEFGRSQRGNNNAYCQDNELTWLHWDHDDDARHLLDHTRSLLRIRREFLAHQPHGYPARDDSSYLHWFNPAGTIMSQDQWNDPGSRTVQLLLGSPDGILDGLVVINGSMEGARITLPSRSALEDNGLPTIKRFELRYTTAGDQDRRRGARVGPGETDLVPANSISVYRV, from the coding sequence ATGAGCGTCTCCCTCGAACTGAGCCCCCGGTCCAGCGAGTTCCCGCTGGGAGTGCACCGCTCCCGCGGGCGCTCCACCCCCGCGGACAACGTGAACGTCGCCGTCTACGCGCCCGGAGTGTCGGCCCTGGCCGTGCATTACCAGGGTCAGGACGGCGCCTGGCACTCCACCACCTTGGCGGACTACACCCACGGGGTGCACCACGGCGTGGTGGAGGGGCTCGCCGATTCGGTGCGCTACGCGTTCTGGCCGGTCGAAACCGCCCTGCCTGACACATCCCAGCTGCTCCTCGACCCGTATGCGCGGGCCATCGACACAGTGGACACCGAATCCGGACCGGTCTACTGGTCGGTCTACGTCCAGGACAACGGATTCGACTGGGGAACATCCGCACCACCCCGGACCAACTGGCGCGACACGGTGGTCTACGAGGCGCACGTCAAGGGGCTCACCCGGTTGCACCCGGACATCCCGGCGGAACTGCGGGGCACCTACGCGGGGCTCGCGCACCCCGTCATGATCCGATACCTCAGGGAGCTGGGCGTCACCGCGGTGGAACTGTTGCCTGTCCACTTCCACATCGACGAACCGCATCTCGGTCCGCTGGGGCTGACCAACTACTGGGGCTACAACACCCTCGGGTACTTCGCCCCGCACCCTGGCTACGCCACCGAGGCCGCCCGCGCCGCGGGGCCCCGGGCCGTGCAGGATGAGTTCAAGGGAATGGTGAAGCTCCTCCACGAGGCGGGCCTCGAGGTGCTCCTGGACGTGGTGTACAACCACACCGCCGAGGGCCCCCCGGACCTCCCGGCGCTGAGCTGGCGCGGGCTGGCCGAGCAGCAGTACTACCGGCCCGGCGATCACGGTCGCTACGTGGATACCACCGGCTGCGGCAACACCCTGAACTTCGCCCACCCCCGCGTGGTCGCCCTGGCCCTGGATTCCCTGCGGTACTGGGTGGAGGAATTCCACATCGACGGGTTCCGCTTTGATCTGGCCGTGTCAATGGCGAGGGACGAGACCAACACCTTCACGCCGCGTCACCCCTTTCTGGTTGCCGCCGGCGCCGACCGCGCCCTGCGCGGCGTCAAACTCATCGCTGAACCGTGGGACATTGGGATGGGCGGCTGGCAGACCGGCAACTTCCCGCAGGGCTGGGCCGACTGGAACGACCGTTTCCGCGACACCGTGCGCGACTTCTGGCTCACCGACCAGGCCAGCCTCGCAGCAGGCGGCGCCGCGGGCACCGTGGCCCGCCTGGCCGGATGCCTGAGCGGTTCCACCGACCTTTTTGCACCCTCGGGGCGGACATCGGTCGCGAGCATTAACCTCATCACCGCCCATGACGGGTTCACACTCGCCGACCTCACCGCCTACAGCCGCAAGCACAACGAGAACAACGGCGAGCAGAACCGTGACGGCCACAACGACAACCGCAGCTACAACCACGGCATGGAAGGCCCCACCGACCAGGAGGCCATCTCCGCGGCGCGGTCCCAGACCTCCCGCAACCTGATGGCTACCCTGCTGCTCTCCCTAGGCGTTCCCATGATCACCGCCGGCGACGAGTTCGGCCGGTCGCAGCGCGGCAACAACAACGCCTACTGCCAGGACAACGAGCTCACCTGGCTGCACTGGGATCACGACGACGACGCCCGCCATCTCCTGGATCACACCCGCTCCCTGCTGCGGATCCGGCGGGAGTTCCTGGCACACCAGCCGCACGGCTACCCGGCGCGGGACGACAGTTCATACCTGCACTGGTTCAACCCGGCTGGCACCATCATGAGCCAGGACCAGTGGAACGACCCCGGATCGCGGACGGTTCAGCTGCTCCTGGGCTCACCGGACGGCATCCTGGACGGGCTGGTGGTGATCAACGGCAGCATGGAGGGCGCCAGGATCACCCTGCCCAGCAGGAGCGCCCTGGAGGATAACGGTCTGCCGACGATCAAACGGTTCGAGCTGCGCTACACCACCGCCGGCGACCAGGACCGCCGGCGCG
- the rlmB gene encoding 23S rRNA (guanosine(2251)-2'-O)-methyltransferase RlmB, whose protein sequence is MATHGRPGAVRKSKKGPSGGTGGLGRKALEGKGPTPKAEDRPYHKAHKSKQLAERSAAKHSGNRNPGSSRNTRGKGTEEMVTGRNAVVESLRAGIPAKALHVAIRIEMDERIRESLKLATERGIPLMETGKTELDRMADGSVHQGIMLQIPPYDYADAVDLATETIQKWKKGHINNAPLFVALDGITDPRNLGAIIRSLSAFSGHGVIVPERRSVGMTASAWKTSAGAAVRVPVAKAGNLNSTLKSFKDKGIFVLGLDGDGDVSLPDLTLGREPVCLVVGSEGKGLSRLVRENCDQIVSIPIDSAMESLNASMAVGISLYEISRQRSA, encoded by the coding sequence ATGGCCACTCACGGACGTCCCGGCGCTGTGCGCAAGAGCAAAAAGGGCCCCTCGGGCGGAACCGGAGGCCTTGGACGCAAGGCGCTGGAAGGCAAGGGTCCCACCCCGAAGGCCGAGGACCGCCCGTACCACAAGGCACACAAGAGCAAGCAGCTCGCCGAACGGTCGGCGGCCAAGCACTCAGGCAACCGCAACCCCGGGTCGTCCCGCAACACGCGCGGCAAGGGCACCGAAGAAATGGTCACCGGGCGCAACGCGGTGGTCGAGTCCCTCAGGGCTGGTATCCCCGCGAAAGCGCTGCACGTGGCTATCCGCATCGAAATGGACGAGCGGATCCGCGAATCGCTGAAGCTCGCCACCGAGCGGGGTATCCCGCTGATGGAAACCGGCAAGACCGAGCTGGACCGGATGGCGGATGGCTCGGTACACCAGGGCATCATGCTGCAGATCCCGCCCTACGATTACGCCGACGCCGTCGACCTGGCCACCGAGACCATCCAGAAATGGAAGAAGGGCCACATCAACAACGCACCGTTGTTCGTGGCCCTGGACGGCATCACCGACCCGCGTAACCTCGGCGCCATCATCAGGTCGCTGTCCGCGTTCAGCGGGCATGGCGTCATCGTGCCCGAGCGACGGTCCGTCGGGATGACCGCCTCGGCGTGGAAGACCAGTGCCGGCGCTGCCGTGCGGGTCCCCGTCGCCAAGGCCGGCAACCTGAACTCCACCCTGAAGTCCTTCAAGGACAAGGGCATCTTTGTGCTGGGCCTCGACGGCGACGGCGACGTGTCCCTCCCGGACCTGACACTTGGCCGCGAGCCGGTCTGCCTTGTCGTGGGTTCGGAGGGCAAGGGCCTGTCACGCCTCGTGCGCGAGAACTGCGACCAGATCGTCTCGATTCCCATTGATTCCGCGATGGAGTCGCTGAACGCATCAATGGCAGTGGGGATCAGCCTGTACGAGATCTCGCGCCAGCGTTCCGCCTAA
- the cysS gene encoding cysteine--tRNA ligase has protein sequence MSLRFYDTATAQIRDFVPLKQGEVGLYYCGATVQGMPHVGHIRSAIAFDQLTRWLSASGYRVTTVRNVTDIDDKILARAKESEHDDALPRQLRGEQWWALAYRYELEFQRAYDTLGVRRPTYEPRATGHIPEMHSLIQLLIDRGHAYPANDDSGDVYFDVRSWKGYGSLTRQNIDDMQSATDVEPEFINRKRDPRDFALWKGWKEGEPDTAAWPSPWGPGRPGWHLECSAMVTKYLGTEFDIHGGGLDLRFPHHENEMAQSQAAGHPFARYWMHNGMVTFEGEKMSKSIGNTVSPAEMLDLASPRVVRYYLGQAHYRSVLDYRPTSLHEAAAAVERIDGFLAKAAAREFPDGFGFTSPGAPAAFSDAMNDDLNVPQALAVLHDTVRAGNTALAAGDSETTRKAFIDVMTMTGILGLDDVQDPSKGPRSPEHQALDTLIASQLQQRTLAREAKDWAQADAIRDALTSAGIVIEDTADGASWTLKN, from the coding sequence GTGAGCCTGAGATTCTATGACACCGCGACCGCGCAGATCCGCGACTTCGTTCCCCTCAAGCAGGGTGAGGTGGGACTGTACTACTGCGGCGCCACCGTGCAGGGGATGCCGCACGTGGGCCACATCCGCTCGGCGATCGCGTTCGACCAGCTCACGCGCTGGCTGAGCGCCAGCGGCTACCGGGTCACGACGGTCCGCAACGTGACCGACATCGATGACAAGATTCTTGCCCGTGCCAAGGAATCCGAGCACGACGACGCCCTGCCCCGCCAGTTGCGCGGCGAACAGTGGTGGGCACTGGCCTACCGCTACGAACTGGAATTCCAGCGGGCCTACGACACCCTCGGGGTGCGCCGGCCCACGTACGAGCCGCGCGCCACCGGCCACATCCCCGAAATGCACTCCCTGATTCAGCTCCTGATCGACCGGGGGCACGCCTACCCGGCCAACGACGACTCAGGAGACGTCTATTTCGACGTCCGGTCGTGGAAAGGGTACGGCTCGCTGACACGGCAGAACATCGACGACATGCAAAGCGCCACCGACGTCGAACCCGAATTCATCAACCGGAAGCGCGATCCACGCGACTTCGCACTCTGGAAAGGGTGGAAGGAAGGCGAGCCGGACACCGCGGCCTGGCCCAGCCCGTGGGGGCCCGGCAGGCCGGGCTGGCACCTGGAATGCTCGGCCATGGTCACGAAGTACCTTGGCACCGAGTTTGATATCCACGGTGGCGGCCTGGACCTGCGATTCCCGCACCACGAGAACGAAATGGCCCAGTCGCAGGCCGCCGGGCACCCCTTCGCCCGATACTGGATGCACAACGGCATGGTCACCTTCGAGGGCGAGAAGATGTCCAAATCCATCGGTAACACGGTCAGCCCCGCCGAGATGCTTGATCTCGCCAGTCCGCGCGTGGTGCGGTACTACCTCGGGCAGGCGCACTATCGTTCGGTGCTCGACTACCGGCCCACCTCCCTGCACGAGGCAGCCGCCGCCGTCGAACGCATCGACGGGTTCCTCGCCAAAGCCGCAGCCCGGGAATTCCCGGACGGATTCGGGTTCACCTCTCCCGGAGCGCCAGCGGCCTTCAGCGATGCCATGAACGACGACCTCAACGTGCCCCAGGCGCTCGCGGTCCTCCACGACACGGTGCGCGCCGGCAATACGGCGCTGGCCGCCGGGGACAGCGAAACCACCCGGAAGGCGTTCATCGACGTCATGACCATGACCGGGATCCTGGGACTCGACGACGTCCAGGACCCCAGTAAGGGCCCCCGCAGCCCCGAGCACCAGGCACTGGACACCTTGATCGCCTCCCAGCTGCAGCAGCGCACCCTTGCCCGGGAAGCGAAGGATTGGGCGCAGGCCGACGCCATCAGGGACGCGCTCACCAGCGCCGGTATCGTCATTGAGGACACTGCCGACGGCGCCTCCTGGACCCTGAAGAACTGA
- the ispF gene encoding 2-C-methyl-D-erythritol 2,4-cyclodiphosphate synthase, which produces MNLPRTGVGVDVHAFAPEDAPRPLWVAGLLWDGERGLSGHSDGDAVAHAAADALFSAAGVGDLGTHFGTDRPEFAGASGISLLTEAARIVRAAGFEIGNVAVQLVGNRPKFAPRRAEAEAVLSAAAGAPVSVSATTTDGLGFTGRGEGIAAVATAVVVSVADPAAEAISNDAG; this is translated from the coding sequence ATGAATCTCCCCCGCACCGGCGTCGGCGTCGACGTGCACGCGTTTGCCCCCGAGGACGCACCCCGGCCGCTGTGGGTTGCCGGGTTGCTCTGGGACGGCGAACGGGGCCTGAGCGGACACTCCGACGGCGACGCGGTGGCCCATGCCGCCGCTGATGCGCTGTTCTCCGCCGCGGGTGTGGGCGACCTCGGCACCCACTTCGGTACCGACCGGCCGGAATTCGCTGGTGCCTCCGGGATCAGCCTGCTGACCGAGGCCGCCAGGATTGTGCGCGCCGCAGGCTTTGAGATCGGCAACGTCGCGGTGCAGCTGGTCGGCAACCGTCCCAAGTTCGCGCCCCGCCGAGCGGAAGCTGAAGCGGTACTCAGCGCTGCGGCGGGAGCACCCGTCAGCGTGTCAGCGACCACCACGGACGGGCTGGGCTTCACCGGCCGGGGGGAGGGCATCGCGGCGGTCGCGACCGCCGTCGTCGTCAGCGTTGCGGACCCTGCCGCAGAGGCCATCTCGAACGACGCCGGATGA
- the ispD gene encoding 2-C-methyl-D-erythritol 4-phosphate cytidylyltransferase — protein MSRTHPGSQTSPVPDAGAQVGVIIVAGGAGQRLGLGIPKAQVQVAGRSILDHALQGVLDAGVAHEICVVVPADDTVLRATVAEVVTDVPVLLVAGGATRPDSVNAGLAALSPGISHVLVHDAARALTPPAVFRRVVAALHAGAEAVIPVIPVVDTIKTVDGGLVTGTPPRETLRAVQTPQGFNINTLRLAHQAPGAAVTDDAMLLERLGIPVQVVDGDDAAFKVTTAQDLQLAAILARNPTGRPQP, from the coding sequence GTGTCGCGAACTCACCCCGGATCCCAGACCAGCCCCGTGCCCGACGCCGGGGCGCAGGTCGGCGTCATCATCGTGGCTGGTGGGGCAGGCCAACGGCTGGGGCTCGGCATTCCCAAGGCCCAGGTCCAGGTGGCGGGCCGCAGCATCCTCGACCATGCCCTCCAGGGAGTGCTCGACGCCGGCGTCGCCCACGAAATCTGCGTGGTGGTCCCCGCCGACGACACTGTTCTCCGGGCGACCGTCGCTGAGGTGGTGACCGATGTCCCCGTGCTGCTGGTCGCCGGGGGTGCCACCCGTCCCGATTCCGTCAACGCCGGCCTGGCCGCCCTGTCTCCGGGCATCAGCCATGTCCTGGTGCACGACGCCGCCCGCGCCCTTACCCCGCCCGCCGTCTTCCGGCGGGTGGTCGCTGCGCTCCATGCCGGCGCCGAAGCGGTGATTCCCGTGATTCCCGTGGTCGACACCATCAAGACCGTTGACGGCGGTCTGGTCACCGGCACACCGCCACGCGAAACCCTGCGGGCGGTCCAGACACCCCAGGGATTCAACATCAATACCCTCCGCCTTGCCCACCAGGCCCCGGGCGCCGCCGTCACCGACGACGCCATGCTGCTGGAACGCCTCGGCATTCCCGTCCAGGTGGTCGACGGCGACGACGCCGCCTTCAAGGTCACCACCGCCCAGGACCTCCAGCTAGCGGCCATCCTCGCCCGTAACCCCACCGGAAGGCCCCAACCATGA
- a CDS encoding CarD family transcriptional regulator: MVFEVGETVVYPHHGAAKIEEIKMRVVKGEEKMYLKLKVAQGDLTIEVPAENVDLVGVRDVVGKEGLQHVFDVLRAEFTEEPTNWSRRYKANLEKLASGDVIKVAEVVRDLWRRDHDRGLSAGEKRMLAKARQILISELALAEKTDEEKAASVLDEVLAS, from the coding sequence ATGGTTTTTGAGGTCGGCGAAACAGTAGTTTATCCTCACCACGGCGCAGCGAAGATCGAGGAGATCAAGATGCGCGTCGTCAAGGGCGAAGAGAAAATGTATCTCAAGCTCAAGGTGGCACAGGGTGATCTAACCATTGAAGTTCCAGCAGAAAACGTTGACCTCGTTGGGGTGCGCGATGTAGTGGGCAAGGAAGGTCTCCAGCACGTCTTTGATGTGTTGCGGGCCGAGTTCACTGAAGAGCCCACCAACTGGTCGCGACGCTACAAGGCAAACCTCGAAAAACTTGCCTCGGGCGACGTGATCAAGGTTGCGGAAGTAGTCCGCGACCTGTGGCGCCGTGATCATGACCGTGGGTTGTCAGCGGGGGAGAAGAGGATGCTCGCCAAGGCGCGGCAAATTCTGATCTCAGAACTGGCACTCGCAGAGAAAACCGACGAAGAGAAGGCCGCAAGCGTTCTTGACGAGGTACTGGCTTCCTAG
- a CDS encoding response regulator transcription factor — MTRILMVEDEESFSDPLSYLLGREGFEVAVVGDGNEAIVEFDRAGADLVLLDLQLPGQSGTEVCRQLRQRSSVPVIMLTAKDSEIDKVVGLELGADDYVTKPYSSRELVARIRAVLRRQAEPEELISTTVQSGPVRMDIERHTVSVNGAPVSMPLKEFELLEMLLRNAGRVLTRGQLIDRVWGSDYVGDTKTLDVHVKRLRGKIEADPSNPSHLVTVRGLGYKYES; from the coding sequence TTGACCCGCATCCTGATGGTGGAGGACGAAGAGTCCTTCAGCGACCCGCTGTCCTACCTGCTGGGCAGGGAGGGTTTTGAGGTCGCGGTGGTGGGCGACGGCAATGAGGCGATCGTCGAGTTTGACCGCGCCGGCGCTGACCTGGTGCTCCTGGACCTGCAACTGCCCGGCCAGTCGGGGACCGAGGTCTGCCGGCAGCTGCGCCAGCGTTCAAGTGTGCCGGTGATCATGCTCACCGCCAAGGACTCCGAGATTGACAAGGTTGTCGGCCTGGAGCTGGGAGCCGATGACTACGTCACGAAGCCCTACTCCTCGCGGGAGCTGGTGGCGAGAATCCGTGCGGTGCTGCGGCGGCAGGCCGAGCCCGAGGAGCTGATCTCCACCACTGTGCAGTCAGGGCCGGTGCGGATGGACATCGAACGGCACACGGTCAGCGTGAACGGCGCCCCGGTGTCGATGCCGCTGAAGGAGTTCGAGCTGCTCGAGATGTTGCTGCGCAACGCTGGTCGGGTGCTGACCCGGGGGCAGCTGATCGACCGGGTCTGGGGCTCGGACTACGTCGGTGACACCAAGACCCTTGACGTGCACGTCAAACGGCTCCGCGGGAAGATCGAGGCGGACCCGTCCAACCCCAGCCATCTGGTGACGGTGCGCGGCCTGGGCTACAAGTACGAGTCCTGA
- a CDS encoding cell wall metabolism sensor histidine kinase WalK, which translates to MDPVLLILVAGLVGVALGTAGMAAFRLSEIQRRSLLFVDEPTLPEGAAEVLSIIGRAYVVVDAIDGVVRASPAAYAFGLVRGHTVVHSELLELTARVRRDGVIEQKQLELPRGPLGQGTIIVLARVASLGEEYVLILADDRTEITRTEEIRNDFVANVSHELKTPVGAISLLAEALDDAAEDEEAVRRFARRMHKESARLSALVQDIIELSRLQGADVVRRGRPVDINTVIAEAVDRNRLPAESKQIDIVVGGRIAEPVYGDPDLLMTAFRNLIDNAIRYSPEGTRVGVGLRSRDGLAQISVTDQGIGITPEEQERVFERFYRIDAARSRQTGGTGLGLSIVKHVVSNHGGEVTVWSQSGQGSTFTVRLPEMEADSDAADGLGATEKRADRRVEASPGKSGPSVEKQGGPSAHEQGVSV; encoded by the coding sequence GTGGATCCCGTTCTTCTCATCCTTGTTGCCGGGCTTGTCGGCGTCGCCCTGGGCACAGCTGGCATGGCTGCCTTCCGGCTGAGTGAAATCCAGCGCCGTTCCCTCCTTTTTGTCGACGAGCCGACCCTGCCCGAGGGGGCCGCGGAGGTCTTGTCAATCATCGGACGCGCCTACGTGGTGGTTGATGCGATCGACGGCGTGGTGCGGGCCAGTCCCGCCGCGTACGCCTTCGGGCTGGTCCGCGGGCACACGGTGGTGCACTCCGAACTGCTGGAACTCACCGCCCGGGTGCGCCGCGATGGGGTGATTGAGCAGAAGCAGCTGGAGCTGCCGCGTGGACCCCTGGGGCAGGGAACGATCATCGTGCTCGCCCGGGTGGCGTCCCTGGGGGAGGAGTACGTCCTGATCCTCGCCGACGACCGGACGGAGATCACCCGCACCGAGGAAATCCGCAACGACTTCGTGGCGAACGTGTCCCACGAGCTCAAGACCCCCGTGGGTGCGATCTCCCTGCTCGCTGAAGCGCTCGACGACGCCGCGGAGGATGAGGAAGCCGTCCGCCGGTTCGCCCGCAGGATGCACAAGGAGTCAGCCCGCCTGTCCGCCCTGGTGCAGGACATTATTGAACTGTCGCGGCTGCAGGGTGCCGACGTCGTGCGCCGCGGGCGCCCCGTCGATATCAACACGGTGATCGCGGAGGCGGTGGACCGCAACCGGCTCCCGGCGGAGAGCAAACAGATCGACATCGTGGTGGGCGGGCGCATCGCCGAGCCGGTCTACGGGGACCCCGACCTGCTCATGACGGCGTTCAGGAACCTGATCGACAACGCCATCCGCTATTCGCCCGAGGGCACCCGGGTGGGGGTGGGGCTGCGCTCCCGCGACGGTCTCGCCCAGATCTCGGTCACCGACCAGGGCATCGGGATCACACCTGAGGAACAGGAACGGGTTTTCGAGCGGTTCTACCGGATCGATGCTGCCCGCTCACGGCAGACCGGTGGCACCGGGCTGGGCCTGAGCATCGTCAAGCATGTGGTCTCCAACCACGGCGGCGAGGTGACCGTCTGGTCCCAGTCCGGCCAGGGGAGTACCTTCACCGTCCGGCTCCCGGAGATGGAAGCGGACAGCGATGCCGCCGACGGACTCGGGGCCACCGAGAAACGCGCCGACCGGCGCGTCGAAGCGTCGCCCGGGAAGTCCGGTCCGTCGGTCGAGAAACAGGGCGGACCGTCCGCCCACGAACAAGGAGTGAGCGTTTGA
- the phoU gene encoding phosphate signaling complex protein PhoU, whose product MRKVFQAELHQIGEQLIEISQLVAEALGKATTAFETADTELAQDVIAADARIDFLQNDLDERAIDILALQGPVASDLRMIVGALRMSASLERMGDLARHVAQLARLRYPEHVIPAAIRPTFEEMAELDQQIAKKVNELLETRNLQLSNEIYAHNARINELHAGVFKAIAAPDWDVSAPITVDVTLASRYFERFADHGVSVARKVTYLVTGEWQPSAPLN is encoded by the coding sequence GTGCGGAAGGTTTTTCAGGCAGAGCTTCATCAGATCGGTGAACAGCTCATCGAAATCTCGCAGCTGGTCGCGGAGGCGCTGGGCAAAGCCACCACCGCGTTTGAGACCGCTGACACCGAACTTGCCCAGGATGTGATTGCCGCCGACGCACGCATCGACTTCCTCCAGAATGATCTTGATGAGCGCGCCATCGACATTCTCGCCCTCCAGGGGCCCGTCGCCAGCGACCTGCGGATGATCGTGGGGGCGCTGCGGATGAGTGCATCACTGGAGCGGATGGGTGATCTGGCCCGGCATGTGGCCCAGTTGGCACGGCTGCGGTACCCCGAACACGTGATCCCGGCGGCCATCCGCCCCACCTTCGAGGAGATGGCAGAGCTGGATCAGCAGATCGCCAAAAAGGTGAACGAGCTGCTCGAGACCCGGAACCTGCAGCTCAGCAACGAGATCTACGCGCACAACGCACGGATCAACGAGTTGCACGCAGGGGTCTTCAAGGCTATTGCCGCCCCGGACTGGGACGTCTCGGCGCCCATCACCGTGGACGTGACACTGGCCAGCCGCTATTTCGAACGGTTCGCTGACCATGGCGTCTCAGTGGCACGCAAGGTCACCTACCTGGTCACCGGTGAATGGCAGCCCAGCGCTCCGCTGAACTGA
- a CDS encoding phosphoglyceromutase, which produces MTSYKVILLRHGQSEWNEKNLFTGWVDVPLTEQGRAEAIRGGELLVEAGLLPDIVYTSRQKRAIITANLALEAADRSWIDVKRHWRLNERHYGALQGKDKAQTLAEFGEAQFMEWRRSYDTPPPPIEDDSEFSQANDPRYADLGDAIPRTECLKDVLDRFLPYWESDIAPDIKEGKTVLIAAHGNSLRALVKHLDGISDGDIASLNIPTGIPLIYELDENLVPVKAGGTYLDADAAAAAIEAVANQGKH; this is translated from the coding sequence ATGACTTCCTACAAAGTGATCCTGCTCCGCCACGGCCAAAGTGAGTGGAACGAGAAAAACCTGTTCACCGGCTGGGTCGATGTCCCGCTGACCGAACAGGGCCGAGCCGAAGCCATCCGCGGCGGGGAACTGCTCGTCGAAGCCGGCCTGCTTCCCGACATTGTGTACACGTCCCGGCAGAAGCGGGCCATCATCACCGCGAACCTGGCACTCGAGGCGGCTGACCGGAGCTGGATTGACGTCAAACGCCACTGGCGGCTCAACGAGCGCCACTACGGTGCCCTGCAGGGCAAGGACAAGGCGCAGACCCTCGCGGAGTTCGGCGAGGCCCAGTTCATGGAGTGGCGCCGCTCCTACGACACCCCGCCACCACCCATCGAGGACGACAGCGAATTCTCCCAGGCAAACGATCCGCGGTACGCGGACCTCGGCGACGCCATCCCCCGCACCGAATGCCTCAAGGACGTCCTGGACCGGTTCCTCCCATACTGGGAATCAGACATCGCGCCGGACATCAAGGAGGGCAAGACGGTCCTCATTGCAGCGCACGGCAACTCCCTGCGCGCGCTGGTGAAGCACCTCGACGGGATCAGCGACGGCGACATCGCCTCCCTGAACATCCCGACCGGCATCCCCCTGATCTATGAACTGGATGAGAACCTCGTTCCGGTCAAGGCAGGCGGCACCTACCTCGACGCCGACGCCGCGGCGGCAGCGATTGAAGCCGTCGCCAACCAGGGCAAGCACTAG
- a CDS encoding DUF2516 family protein, whose amino-acid sequence MDIAYDIRNYLYLALGLVALGIEIWALIDCVKRPAANFEATMKRTKGFWTAMTGGAVAVGALTVLVTSTGLFGLLQIVAVIAACVYLADVKPAVSEVRGSSGPYGPW is encoded by the coding sequence GTGGACATCGCATATGACATTCGGAACTATCTGTACCTCGCGCTCGGTTTGGTGGCGCTGGGCATTGAGATCTGGGCACTCATCGACTGTGTAAAGCGTCCCGCGGCCAACTTCGAGGCCACGATGAAGCGCACCAAGGGCTTCTGGACCGCGATGACCGGTGGCGCTGTCGCCGTCGGCGCGCTCACCGTGCTGGTGACCTCCACCGGGCTCTTCGGGCTGCTGCAGATCGTCGCCGTGATCGCCGCCTGCGTCTACCTGGCCGACGTCAAGCCAGCTGTCTCAGAGGTCCGTGGCAGCAGCGGTCCCTACGGCCCCTGGTAA